The Cloacibacterium caeni region TGAAAATTCCAGATGAAGCGCCACTTTCTACAAATTTCCAAGCTTTACGTTCTTTGTACCAAAGTGTAGCGTAAACTTCTTTTGGATTTTGTGGATTAATCGCTAAATCAATTGCTCCAGAATTTTGGTCTGCCGAAAGTGTTTTTTTCCAAGTTTTACCACCATCATTGGTTTTGAAAACGCCTCTTTCTGCGTTTGGTGAATATAAATGTCCAACAGCTGCAACCCAAATTTCATTATTGTTTTCGGGATTTACTACAATTCGGCCAATGTGATGCGTATCTTTTAAGCCTAGGTTTTGCCAAGTTTTTCCTTGGTTTGTACTTTTATAAATTCCCATTCCTGCATAAGAAGAACGAGAAGAATTGCTTTCACCAGTTCCTATGAATATGGTTTTTGTTTTCCAATCTATGTAAATGTCACCAATGGTCATTACAGCTTCTCTATCAAAAATAGGAGTAAAAGTGGTTCCGTTGTTATTGGTGTACCACAATCCACCAGAAGCATAAGCCACATAAAATTCTGTAGGATTTTCTGGATTGGCATCTATATCTGTAACTCTACCACTCATGGTAGTAGGACCTACATTTCTGAATTCTAAATTTTTGAGAATAGATTTTTCTTCTAATTTTTTTCTTTGTTCGTAACCTTTCCAGCGTTCTTCTGCCGAAGTAGGATTGAGTTTAAGGTTTTGCGCATGATGAAAAGAAAATGCTAAAATAGCGGTAGAAAGTAGAATTTTGCGGTAATTCATTGTAGAGAAGTTTTTTCCAAATATAACTAAATTTTCTTATCTGCGTTCACCGCGCTAACGATGGAAGCGGCATCCTTTTTTAAATTTTTAGCCTCGGAAAATAAGTTTGGAGAAAATTTAAAAAAGATATAGCGGACAGCGTGTTAAAGCGCCATAAAAAAATCCATTCAACAAGGTGATGAATGGATTCTGTATTTTGAAATGTTAGAGATTTTACTCTCCGTTGTATTTTTCTACTACTTTTTGAGAAACTCCGGTATTGCTGAAACCACCGTCATTAAACAGGTTTTGCATAGTAACTCTCTTTGTAAGATCAGAGAACATTGCCACGCAATAATTAGCACAATCTAATGCAGTAGCGTTTCCTAGAGGAGACATATCTTCTGCAAATCCCATAAAACCTCCAAAACCTTTTACACCAGAACCTGCTGTAGTTACGGTAGGAGATTGAGAAATGGTATTTACTCTTACTTTTTTCTCTCCCCAATAATAACCGAAAGACCTTGCGATAGATTCTAGGTAAGATTTGTTATCTCCCATATCGTTGTAATCTGGGAAAGTTCTTTGAGCAGCGATGTAAGTAAGTGCTAGGATAGAACCCCACTCATTCATACAATCTTTTTCCCAAGCGGTTTTCATTACTTTGTGGAAAGAAACTGCAGAAACATCCCAACCTTTTTCTAACCAATCATAGTTGATATCTGTATAATGTTTGCCTTTTCTTACGTTTACAGACATTCCGATAGAGTGAAGGATGAAATCTATTTTACCAAATTTAGCGATAGCCGCATCAAAAAGTTTTCCTAAATCTTCCATAGAAGTAGCATCTGCGCCAATTACTTCTGAATTAGTTTTTTGTGCTAAAGCATCTATTTCGCCCATTCTCATTGCTATAGGAGCGTTTGAAAGGATAAATTCTGCACCTTCTTCATGACAACGTTCTGCTACTTTCCAAGCGATAGATTGATCATTAAGCGCGCCGAAAATAATTCCTTTTTTACCTTTAAGTAATCCGTACATAATAATTTATTTTAGGCAAATTTATAAAAATATTACTTATAGCATAAAAGAATCCCGAATTTTTCGGGATTCTAAATCAAAATAATGAATAAAAATTAATGGGTTCTGGCTCTGTATTCGTCTTTTACATCGTCTATCATGTCTTCGGTTTTATCCTTAACGTTTTCAGCGACATCTTTGGTTTTCTCCCAAATGTCATTGGCAACATCTTTGGTTTTTTCCCAAGCATTTTCTGCAGTATCTTTTACATCATCTGCAAAATTTTCTGCTCTTTCTGACATGTTTTCTGCTGTATTTTGTACAGAGTTTACTGTTCTGTCTCTTGCTTCGTCTAATCTATCAGAAGCATTGTCTAATGGTTTGTTCGTGTCCATAATAATATATTTTGATTGGTTAGTAAAGCAAATGTAGAATTATTAAACACGGAAGGTCTTACAGAATTATGAAGAATTGTTATATCGTTAAAAAGAAAGAACTCCGAAAATTATCAGAGGTTCTTTGCAACAAAAATTTGATTTTTTATGAATAACTATTATTAGGAAGGTTGTATCTTTACCTAGATTTTGTGAATTTTTACATAACAAATTTACTCACTAATTTCACAAGATTTTGTTAATCAATTGATAAAATTTTATTAAATTTTTTAACGTAAAATATTAATTATCAATACTATCTATAATATGGAAGTAGTAAGATGCGCATGGTGCGAAAAAGACGATTTATACCGCAATTACCATGATCAAGAATGGGGAAAACCTATATATGACGATGACACAATTTTTGAATTTCTGATTTTAGAGAGTTTTCAGGCTGGTTTAAGTTGGTATACCATTTTAGCCAAAAGAGAGAACTTCAGAGCAGCTTTTGATCATTTTGATTATCAAAAAATCGCACAATATTCTGAGGAGAAAGTAGAAGAACTCATCCAAAATACTGGAATTATAAGAAATAGACTGAAAATTCTCGCCACGATTAATAATGCTCAAAAATTTATGGAAGTTCAAAAGGAATTTGGTTCTTTCAGTAAATATATTTGGGGTTTTGTAAATCATGAACCGATTATCAATCGTCCTAAAACCTTGAAAGAAGTTCCCGCAACTACCGAAATTTCTGATGCTCTTGCCAAAGACTTAAAGAAACGGGGTTTTAAATTTATGGGTTCTACCGTAGTTTATGCACATATGCAAGCCACAGGAATGGTGAATGATCACGTAGAAGACTGTTGGATTAAAACCCAATAAAAAATTTCTCAAAAAATAAAAACCAGCTAATTTTTAGCTGGTTTTTTATTTATAAAGTTAGAGATTCTTAATTATTTGATAACTCTTTCTAATACCCATTCAATCATATTTTTTTCTGATTGATGATGATCAGCAGAAAACTCTCCGCGTCTTCTATTCGCAATTACGTTATTAATGGTAACTGCTTTGTGTCCTAAAAGTTTAGACAAACCATAAATCGCAGAAGTTTCCATTTCGAAATTAGTAACGCCTAAATCATTAAGTGTTTCTAAAAATTTATCATCTACAGCTTTTAGACGCAATTGTCTTCCTTGTGGCGCATAGAAACCAGGGAAAGTAGCAGTATTTCCTACGTATTTAGCATCTTTGAAGTAATCGTACTGAGATTCTGTCCATTCAGAAAAATAAAGCATTGGCTTAATTCTTTCGTATGGGAATTTTTCCATGAAATTTCTAGAAAACTCATTTTCGAACTCATAATCTTGGTAAAAATGCATTAATCCATCTAAACCAACAACGTTTTGAGAAACCAACATGTTATCTACTTCTACATCAGGATTTACAGAACCACAAGTTCCGAGTCTGAATAATTGAAGCGCAGTATGTTCTGATTTGAATTCTTTTTCTTTTAAATCAATATTCACCAAAGCATCCAGCTCGTTCATCACGATGTCGATGTTTTCTGTACCAATTCCGGTAGACATTACCGTAATTCTTTCTCCTCTTAAAGTTCCAGTATGCGTGTAGAATTCTCTTTTATTTTTTTGAATTTCAATTGTATCAAAATATTGAGAAACTTTTGGCACTCTATCTGGATCGCCTACTAATAGAATTTTCTCTGCAATATCTTCTGGTTGAAGATTAAGGTGATAAACGCTTCCGTCTGGATTTAAAACCAATTCTGAAGCAGCAAGTTTATTTAGCATAATTATAATTTTATTTGCTTTCGGCTTTCAGCAATCTGCATTCAGCCAAATTTGTTAATATTCATTTTAATTGC contains the following coding sequences:
- a CDS encoding DNA-3-methyladenine glycosylase I, which gives rise to MEVVRCAWCEKDDLYRNYHDQEWGKPIYDDDTIFEFLILESFQAGLSWYTILAKRENFRAAFDHFDYQKIAQYSEEKVEELIQNTGIIRNRLKILATINNAQKFMEVQKEFGSFSKYIWGFVNHEPIINRPKTLKEVPATTEISDALAKDLKKRGFKFMGSTVVYAHMQATGMVNDHVEDCWIKTQ
- a CDS encoding nucleoside phosphorylase — protein: MLNKLAASELVLNPDGSVYHLNLQPEDIAEKILLVGDPDRVPKVSQYFDTIEIQKNKREFYTHTGTLRGERITVMSTGIGTENIDIVMNELDALVNIDLKEKEFKSEHTALQLFRLGTCGSVNPDVEVDNMLVSQNVVGLDGLMHFYQDYEFENEFSRNFMEKFPYERIKPMLYFSEWTESQYDYFKDAKYVGNTATFPGFYAPQGRQLRLKAVDDKFLETLNDLGVTNFEMETSAIYGLSKLLGHKAVTINNVIANRRRGEFSADHHQSEKNMIEWVLERVIK
- a CDS encoding enoyl-ACP reductase FabI, whose product is MMYGLLKGKKGIIFGALNDQSIAWKVAERCHEEGAEFILSNAPIAMRMGEIDALAQKTNSEVIGADATSMEDLGKLFDAAIAKFGKIDFILHSIGMSVNVRKGKHYTDINYDWLEKGWDVSAVSFHKVMKTAWEKDCMNEWGSILALTYIAAQRTFPDYNDMGDNKSYLESIARSFGYYWGEKKVRVNTISQSPTVTTAGSGVKGFGGFMGFAEDMSPLGNATALDCANYCVAMFSDLTKRVTMQNLFNDGGFSNTGVSQKVVEKYNGE